A single window of Symphalangus syndactylus isolate Jambi chromosome 4, NHGRI_mSymSyn1-v2.1_pri, whole genome shotgun sequence DNA harbors:
- the ADO gene encoding 2-aminoethanethiol dioxygenase, with amino-acid sequence MPRDNMASLIQRIARQACLTFRGSGGGRGASDRGAASGPEAPMPPGFPENLSKLKSLLTQVRAEDLNIAPRKATLQPLPPNLPPVTYMHIYETDGFSLGVFLLKSGTSIPLHDHPGMHGMLKVLYGTVRISCMDKLDAGGGQRPRALPPEQQFEPPLQPREREAVRPGVLRSRAEYTEASGPCILTPHRDNLHQIDAVEGPAAFLDILAPPYDPDDGRDCHYYRVLEPVRPKEASSSACDLPREVWLLETPQADDFWCEGEPYPGPKVFP; translated from the coding sequence ATGCCCCGAGACAACATGGCCTCCTTGATCCAACGGATCGCCCGCCAGGCTTGCCTCACCTTCCGGGGCAGCGGGGGCGGCCGCGGCGCTTCCGATCGCGGCGCGGCTTCTGGCCCGGAGGCGCCGATGCCGCCGGGCTTCCCCGAGAACCTGAGCAAGCTGAAGAGCCTCCTGACCCAGGTCCGCGCCGAGGACTTGAACATCGCCCCGCGCAAGGCCACACTGCAGCCGCTGCCGCCCAACCTGCCGCCAGTCACCTACATGCACATCTACGAGACAGACGGCTTCAGCCTGGGCGTGTTCCTGCTCAAGAGCGGCACGTCCATCCCGCTGCACGACCACCCGGGCATGCACGGCATGCTCAAGGTGCTATACGGCACCGTGCGCATCAGCTGCATGGACAAGCTAGACGCAGGCGGCGGGCAACGGCCGCGGGCCTTGCCGCCCGAGCAGCAGTTCGAGCCGCCGCTGCAGCCCCGGGAGCGAGAAGCCGTGCGGCCGGGCGTGCTGCGTTCGCGGGCCGAGTACACCGAGGCCAGCGGCCCCTGCATCCTCACACCGCACCGGGACAACCTGCACCAGATCGACGCCGTGGAAGGGCCTGCCGCCTTCCTGGACATCCTGGCCCCGCCCTACGACCCGGACGATGGCCGGGACTGCCACTATTACCGGGTGCTGGAGCCGGTCAGGCCCAAGGAGGCCTCCAGCTCGGCCTGTGACCTGCCTCGAGAGGTGTGGCTCCTGGAGACCCCACAGGCCGATGACTTCTGGTGCGAGGGAGAACCCTATCCAGGTCCCAAGGTCTTCCCTTGA
- the EGR2 gene encoding E3 SUMO-protein ligase EGR2 isoform X1 — protein sequence MRVGLPSEASSCPWSARGPRDPPERRRSGLAHVLSDNIYPVEDLAATSVTIFPNAELGGPFDQMNGVAGDGMINIDMTGEKRSLDLPYPSSFAPVSAPRNQTFTYMGKFSIDPQYPGASCYPEGIINIVSAGILQGVTSPASTTASSSVTSASPNPLATGPLGVCTMSQTQPDLDHLYSPPPPPPPYSGCAGDLYQDPSAFLSAATTSTSSSLAYPPPPSYPSPKPATDPGLFPMIPDYPGFFPSQCQRDLHGTAGPDRKPFPCPLDTLRVPPPLTPLSTIRNFTLGGPSAGVTGPGASGGSEGPRLPGSSSAAAAAAAAAAAAYNPHHLPLRPILRPRKYPNRPSKTPVHERPYPCPAEGCDRRFSRSDELTRHIRIHTGHKPFQCRICMRNFSRSDHLTTHIRTHTGEKPFACDYCGRKFARSDERKRHTKIHLRQKERKSSAPSASVPAPSTASCSGGMQPGGTLCSSNSSTLGGGPLAPCSSRTRTP from the exons CTGTCTGACAACATCTACCCGGTGGAGGACCTCGCCGCCACGTCGGTGACCATCTTTCCCAATGCCGAACTGGGAGGCCCCTTTGACCAGATGAACGGAGTGGCCGGAG ATGGCATGATCAACATTGACATGACTGGAGAGAAGAGGTCGTTGGATCTCCCATATCCCAGCAGCTTTGCTCCCGTCTCTGCACCTAGAAACCAGACCTTCACTTACATGGGCAAGTTCTCCATTGACCCTCAGTACCCTGGTGCCAGCTGCTACCCAGAAGGCATCATCAATATTGTGAGTGCAGGCATCTTGCAAGGGGTCACTTCCCCAGCTTCGACCACAGCCTCGTCCAGcgtcacctctgcctcccccaaCCCACTGGCCACAGGACCCCTGGGTGTGTGCACCATGTCCCAGACCCAGCCTGACCTGGACCACCTGTACTCTCCGCCACCGCCTCCTCCTCCTTATTCTGGCTGTGCAGGAGACCTCTACCAGGACCCTTCTGCCTTCCTGTCAgcagccaccacctccacctcttcCTCTCTGGCCTACCCACCACCTCCTTCCTATCCGTCCCCCAAGCCTGCTACGGACCCAGGTCTCTTCCCAATGATCCCAGACTATCCTGGATTCTTTCCATCTCAGTGCCAGAGAGACCTACATGGTACAGCTGGCCCAGACCGTAAGCCCTTTCCCTGCCCCCTGGACACCCTGCGGGTGCcccctccactcactccactctcTACGATCCGTAACTTTACCCTGGGGGGCCCCAGTGCTGGGGTAACCGGACCAGGGGCCAGTGGAGGCAGCGAGGGACCCCGGCTGCCTGGTAGcagctcagcagcagcagcagcagcagcagcagctgccgcCGCCTATAACCCACACCACCTGCCACTGCGGCCCATTCTGAGGCCTCGCAAGTACCCCAACAGACCTAGCAAGACGCCAGTGCACGAGAGGCCCTACCCATGCCCAGCAGAAGGCTGCGACCGGCGATTCTCCCGCTCTGACGAGCTGACACGGCACATCCGAATCCACACTGGGCATAAGCCCTTCCAGTGTCGGATCTGCATGCGCAACTTCAGCCGCAGTGACCACCTCACCACCCATATCCGCACCCACACCGGTGAGAAGCCCTTCGCCTGTGACTACTGTGGCCGAAAGTTTGCCCGGAGTGATGAGAGGAAGCGCCACACCAAGATCCACCTGAGACAGAAAGAGCGGAAAAGCAGTGCCCCCTCTGCATCAGTGCCAGCCCCCTCTACCGCCTCCTGCTCTGGGGGCATGCAGCCTGGGGGTACCCTGTGCAGCAGTAACAGCAGCACTCTTGGCGGAGGGCCGCTCGCCCCTTGCTCCTCTCGGACCCGGACACCTTGA
- the EGR2 gene encoding E3 SUMO-protein ligase EGR2 isoform X3, whose translation MNGVAGDGMINIDMTGEKRSLDLPYPSSFAPVSAPRNQTFTYMGKFSIDPQYPGASCYPEGIINIVSAGILQGVTSPASTTASSSVTSASPNPLATGPLGVCTMSQTQPDLDHLYSPPPPPPPYSGCAGDLYQDPSAFLSAATTSTSSSLAYPPPPSYPSPKPATDPGLFPMIPDYPGFFPSQCQRDLHGTAGPDRKPFPCPLDTLRVPPPLTPLSTIRNFTLGGPSAGVTGPGASGGSEGPRLPGSSSAAAAAAAAAAAAYNPHHLPLRPILRPRKYPNRPSKTPVHERPYPCPAEGCDRRFSRSDELTRHIRIHTGHKPFQCRICMRNFSRSDHLTTHIRTHTGEKPFACDYCGRKFARSDERKRHTKIHLRQKERKSSAPSASVPAPSTASCSGGMQPGGTLCSSNSSTLGGGPLAPCSSRTRTP comes from the exons ATGAACGGAGTGGCCGGAG ATGGCATGATCAACATTGACATGACTGGAGAGAAGAGGTCGTTGGATCTCCCATATCCCAGCAGCTTTGCTCCCGTCTCTGCACCTAGAAACCAGACCTTCACTTACATGGGCAAGTTCTCCATTGACCCTCAGTACCCTGGTGCCAGCTGCTACCCAGAAGGCATCATCAATATTGTGAGTGCAGGCATCTTGCAAGGGGTCACTTCCCCAGCTTCGACCACAGCCTCGTCCAGcgtcacctctgcctcccccaaCCCACTGGCCACAGGACCCCTGGGTGTGTGCACCATGTCCCAGACCCAGCCTGACCTGGACCACCTGTACTCTCCGCCACCGCCTCCTCCTCCTTATTCTGGCTGTGCAGGAGACCTCTACCAGGACCCTTCTGCCTTCCTGTCAgcagccaccacctccacctcttcCTCTCTGGCCTACCCACCACCTCCTTCCTATCCGTCCCCCAAGCCTGCTACGGACCCAGGTCTCTTCCCAATGATCCCAGACTATCCTGGATTCTTTCCATCTCAGTGCCAGAGAGACCTACATGGTACAGCTGGCCCAGACCGTAAGCCCTTTCCCTGCCCCCTGGACACCCTGCGGGTGCcccctccactcactccactctcTACGATCCGTAACTTTACCCTGGGGGGCCCCAGTGCTGGGGTAACCGGACCAGGGGCCAGTGGAGGCAGCGAGGGACCCCGGCTGCCTGGTAGcagctcagcagcagcagcagcagcagcagcagctgccgcCGCCTATAACCCACACCACCTGCCACTGCGGCCCATTCTGAGGCCTCGCAAGTACCCCAACAGACCTAGCAAGACGCCAGTGCACGAGAGGCCCTACCCATGCCCAGCAGAAGGCTGCGACCGGCGATTCTCCCGCTCTGACGAGCTGACACGGCACATCCGAATCCACACTGGGCATAAGCCCTTCCAGTGTCGGATCTGCATGCGCAACTTCAGCCGCAGTGACCACCTCACCACCCATATCCGCACCCACACCGGTGAGAAGCCCTTCGCCTGTGACTACTGTGGCCGAAAGTTTGCCCGGAGTGATGAGAGGAAGCGCCACACCAAGATCCACCTGAGACAGAAAGAGCGGAAAAGCAGTGCCCCCTCTGCATCAGTGCCAGCCCCCTCTACCGCCTCCTGCTCTGGGGGCATGCAGCCTGGGGGTACCCTGTGCAGCAGTAACAGCAGCACTCTTGGCGGAGGGCCGCTCGCCCCTTGCTCCTCTCGGACCCGGACACCTTGA
- the EGR2 gene encoding E3 SUMO-protein ligase EGR2 isoform X2: MMTAKAVDKIPVTLSGFVHQLSDNIYPVEDLAATSVTIFPNAELGGPFDQMNGVAGDGMINIDMTGEKRSLDLPYPSSFAPVSAPRNQTFTYMGKFSIDPQYPGASCYPEGIINIVSAGILQGVTSPASTTASSSVTSASPNPLATGPLGVCTMSQTQPDLDHLYSPPPPPPPYSGCAGDLYQDPSAFLSAATTSTSSSLAYPPPPSYPSPKPATDPGLFPMIPDYPGFFPSQCQRDLHGTAGPDRKPFPCPLDTLRVPPPLTPLSTIRNFTLGGPSAGVTGPGASGGSEGPRLPGSSSAAAAAAAAAAAAYNPHHLPLRPILRPRKYPNRPSKTPVHERPYPCPAEGCDRRFSRSDELTRHIRIHTGHKPFQCRICMRNFSRSDHLTTHIRTHTGEKPFACDYCGRKFARSDERKRHTKIHLRQKERKSSAPSASVPAPSTASCSGGMQPGGTLCSSNSSTLGGGPLAPCSSRTRTP, from the exons ATGATGACCGCCAAGGCCGTAGACAAAATCCCAGTAACTCTCAGTGGTTTTGTGCACCAGCTGTCTGACAACATCTACCCGGTGGAGGACCTCGCCGCCACGTCGGTGACCATCTTTCCCAATGCCGAACTGGGAGGCCCCTTTGACCAGATGAACGGAGTGGCCGGAG ATGGCATGATCAACATTGACATGACTGGAGAGAAGAGGTCGTTGGATCTCCCATATCCCAGCAGCTTTGCTCCCGTCTCTGCACCTAGAAACCAGACCTTCACTTACATGGGCAAGTTCTCCATTGACCCTCAGTACCCTGGTGCCAGCTGCTACCCAGAAGGCATCATCAATATTGTGAGTGCAGGCATCTTGCAAGGGGTCACTTCCCCAGCTTCGACCACAGCCTCGTCCAGcgtcacctctgcctcccccaaCCCACTGGCCACAGGACCCCTGGGTGTGTGCACCATGTCCCAGACCCAGCCTGACCTGGACCACCTGTACTCTCCGCCACCGCCTCCTCCTCCTTATTCTGGCTGTGCAGGAGACCTCTACCAGGACCCTTCTGCCTTCCTGTCAgcagccaccacctccacctcttcCTCTCTGGCCTACCCACCACCTCCTTCCTATCCGTCCCCCAAGCCTGCTACGGACCCAGGTCTCTTCCCAATGATCCCAGACTATCCTGGATTCTTTCCATCTCAGTGCCAGAGAGACCTACATGGTACAGCTGGCCCAGACCGTAAGCCCTTTCCCTGCCCCCTGGACACCCTGCGGGTGCcccctccactcactccactctcTACGATCCGTAACTTTACCCTGGGGGGCCCCAGTGCTGGGGTAACCGGACCAGGGGCCAGTGGAGGCAGCGAGGGACCCCGGCTGCCTGGTAGcagctcagcagcagcagcagcagcagcagcagctgccgcCGCCTATAACCCACACCACCTGCCACTGCGGCCCATTCTGAGGCCTCGCAAGTACCCCAACAGACCTAGCAAGACGCCAGTGCACGAGAGGCCCTACCCATGCCCAGCAGAAGGCTGCGACCGGCGATTCTCCCGCTCTGACGAGCTGACACGGCACATCCGAATCCACACTGGGCATAAGCCCTTCCAGTGTCGGATCTGCATGCGCAACTTCAGCCGCAGTGACCACCTCACCACCCATATCCGCACCCACACCGGTGAGAAGCCCTTCGCCTGTGACTACTGTGGCCGAAAGTTTGCCCGGAGTGATGAGAGGAAGCGCCACACCAAGATCCACCTGAGACAGAAAGAGCGGAAAAGCAGTGCCCCCTCTGCATCAGTGCCAGCCCCCTCTACCGCCTCCTGCTCTGGGGGCATGCAGCCTGGGGGTACCCTGTGCAGCAGTAACAGCAGCACTCTTGGCGGAGGGCCGCTCGCCCCTTGCTCCTCTCGGACCCGGACACCTTGA